From Astyanax mexicanus isolate ESR-SI-001 chromosome 11, AstMex3_surface, whole genome shotgun sequence, the proteins below share one genomic window:
- the LOC125804965 gene encoding uncharacterized protein LOC125804965, with protein sequence MTGMWQGKNTKLKCDPNNFQVILGAVNEPNHWILTAFFPQQKRSLVLDSLGNASTKLVTCERTARAFMRKRGCEVSTWTTETVPHALQTDAVSCGVFVLKYAENILAEEPLTFTNSKSAVQTYRWEVAMTLLKETDNLEDVCHYCGEKSGETEKSKRGKKKKGQACNTVWLPNPLIRTPPNTSDAPTHQEDEDQPPPFSDR encoded by the exons ATGACTGGTATGTGGCAGGGGAAGAACACAAAACTGAAG TGTGACCCCAATAACTTTCAAGTGATTCTGGGAGCTGTAAACGAGCCAAACCACTGGATACTGACA GCATTTTTTCCACAACAAAAAAGGAGTTTGGTGCTTGATTCTCTTGGAAACGCCTCCACAAAATTAGTCACATGTGAAAGGACAGCAAG agcattcatgagaAAGCGAGGGTGTGAGGTGTCCACATGGACAACAGAAACGGTTCCTCATGCATTACAGACAGATGCTGTGTCATGTGGAGTGTTTGTGCTGAAA TACGCTGAGAATATTCTGGCAGAGGAGCCACTGACATTTACTAATTCAAAATCAGCTGTTCAGACTTACAGATGGGAGGTGGCAATGACTTTGCTCAAGGAGACAG ATAATCTCGAAGATGTGTGCCACTACTGTGGAGAAAAAagtggagaaacagaaaaaagcaaacgtgggaaaaaaaagaaagggcaAGCATGCAATACTGTCTGG ttacccaacccactcattaggactccccctaatactagtgatgccccaacacaccaggaggatgaagaccaaCCCCCCCCTTTCTCTGAcaggtga
- the fbxl3a gene encoding F-box/LRR-repeat protein 3, giving the protein MKRRLSRDKDGGSSSCVELMEVCKRARCPSENSGDLPSDWAWLPQEILLCIFQYLPLLDRAFAAQVCHGWNQAFHMPELWRCFEFELTQPASSYLKATHPDLIKQIIKKHSNHLQYVSFKVDSSTESAEAACDILSQLVNCSLKTLGLISTARPSFMELPKSHFISALTVVFVNSKSLSSLKIDDTPVDDPSLKVLVANNSDTLKLLKMSSCPHVSPAGILCVADQCHGLRELALNYHLLSDELLIALSSEKHVHLEHLRIDVVSENPGQQFHSIKKSSWDAMVRHSPKFNLVMYFFLYEDEFGPFFREEIPVTHLYFGRSVSKDVLGRVGMNCPRLVELVVCANGLRPLDEELIRIAERCKHLSAIGLGECEVSCSAFVEFVKMCGRRLSQLSIMEEVLIPDHKYGLDDIHWEVSKHLGRVWFPDMMPTW; this is encoded by the exons ATGAAAAGAAGATTAAGCAGAGACAAAGATGGTGGCAGCAGCTCCTGTGTGGAACTGATGGAGGTTTGCAAGAGAGCTAGATGTCCTAGTGAAAATTCGGGAGATCTGCCATCAGACTGGGCGTGGCTACCACAGGAGATACTGCTGTGCATCTTTCAGTATTTGCCGCTCCTAGATCGAGCCTTCGCTGCTCAGGTGTGTCATGGCTGGAATCAAGCCTTTCACATGCCAGAGCTCTGGAGATGCTTTGAGTTTGAACTCACCCAACCTGCAAGCTCTTATCTGAAGGCCACCCATCCGGATCTCATCAAGCAGATCATCAAGAAGCACTCTAATCATTTACAGTATGTCAGCTTTAAG GTGGACAGCAGTACAGAATCAGCAGAGGCAGCATGTGACATCCTCTCTCAGCTAGTAAACTGCTCACTAAAGACCCTTGGGCTCATCTCTACAGCACGTCCAAGCTTTATGGAGTTACCAAAG TCTCACTTCATCTCGGCACTGACAGTAGTGTTCGTCAACTCCAAGTCTCTTTCGTCACTTAAGATTGATGATACGCCAGTTGATGATCCATCGCTTAAGGTCCTTGTGGCCAACAACAGTGATACACTCAAACTGCTGAAGATGAGCAGTTGCCCACATGTCTCCCCTGCTG gtATCCTGTGTGTTGCTGATCAGTGCCATGGCTTGAGGGAACTGGCGCTGAATTACCACTTACTCAGCGACGAGCTCCTTATTGCACTCTCCTCTGAAAAGCATGTGCATCTGGAGCACCTTCGCATTGACGTGGTGAGTGAAAACCCTGGTCAGCAGTTCCATTCCATCAAGAAGAGCAGCTGGGATGCCATGGTCCGCCACTCTCCGAAGTTCAACCTGGTCATGTACTTCTTTCTCTATGAGGATGAATTTGGCCCCTTTTTCAGAGAGGAAATTCCAGTCACGCACCTTTATTTCGGCCGTTCAGTCAGTAAGGACGTGCTCGGCCGTGTGGGCATGAACTGTCCCCGGCTTGTTGAGCTGGTGGTCTGCGCTAATGGCCTGCGCCCGCTGGATGAGGAGCTCATTCGCATCGCTGAACGCTGCAAGCACCTGTCTGCCATCGGCCTGGGGGAGTGCGAGGTGTCTTGTAGTGCGTTTGTAGAGTTTGTAAAGATGTGTGGCCGGCGTCTCTCGCAGCTGTCCATCATGGAGGAGGTTCTCATCCCTGACCACAAGTACGGCCTGGACGACATCCACTGGGAGGTGTCCAAACACCTTGGCCGTGTCTGGTTCCCTGATATGATGCCTACCTGGTAA